One genomic segment of Nocardioides cavernaquae includes these proteins:
- the galK gene encoding galactokinase, which translates to MHVVEPGEPAELALRAGSLLRSTFGTDPEVVARATGRVNLIGEHTDYNAGLCLPLPLPHATYAAAARRPDSRVRAISTLAPDGFDGEPEHATGWAAYAAGVVWALREEGIDAPGIDLAIASTVPIGAGLASSAALSCAVARAVGALVGDVPPDVMVRAAIRAENERAGAPTGGMDQTVAIHGHAGQALLLDFADGSRTPVAWAPPDLALLVIDTVVSHSLADGQYAARRASCAAAVTALGVRTLRDVSLAQLAGVSGSPEWLPRAAHVVSESLRVEAFVRATARGDWAEAGALLTASHESLRDDYQVSTLELDLAVDSARRAGALGARMTGGGFGGSAIALVPEGRLQFVMTSIVLDFQERGWDPPLFLRA; encoded by the coding sequence ATGCACGTCGTCGAACCCGGCGAGCCCGCCGAGCTCGCGTTGCGAGCGGGCTCCCTCCTCCGGTCCACCTTCGGGACAGACCCGGAGGTCGTGGCGCGGGCCACCGGTCGCGTCAACCTGATCGGTGAGCACACGGACTACAACGCGGGGTTGTGCCTGCCGCTCCCGCTCCCCCACGCGACGTACGCCGCGGCGGCACGGCGCCCGGACTCCCGGGTGCGCGCGATCAGCACGCTGGCGCCTGACGGTTTCGATGGCGAGCCCGAGCACGCAACGGGCTGGGCCGCCTACGCCGCCGGCGTGGTCTGGGCTCTTCGTGAGGAGGGCATCGACGCTCCCGGCATCGACCTGGCCATCGCCTCGACGGTGCCGATCGGCGCCGGTCTCGCCTCGTCCGCAGCGCTGAGCTGTGCCGTTGCACGGGCAGTCGGCGCGCTGGTCGGCGACGTGCCTCCCGACGTGATGGTGCGGGCAGCGATCCGTGCCGAGAACGAACGCGCCGGGGCGCCGACCGGGGGCATGGACCAGACCGTCGCGATCCATGGCCACGCCGGACAGGCGCTGCTCCTCGACTTCGCTGACGGTTCACGCACACCGGTGGCCTGGGCGCCTCCCGATCTCGCGCTCCTGGTCATCGACACGGTGGTCAGCCATTCCCTCGCCGACGGGCAGTACGCCGCCCGGAGGGCCTCCTGTGCCGCTGCAGTGACCGCTCTCGGAGTGCGGACGCTGCGCGACGTCAGCCTGGCGCAGCTCGCCGGCGTGTCCGGCTCCCCCGAGTGGCTCCCCCGTGCCGCTCACGTCGTCAGCGAGAGCCTGCGGGTCGAGGCGTTCGTCCGCGCCACCGCGCGTGGTGACTGGGCGGAGGCGGGAGCCCTCCTCACCGCGAGCCACGAGTCGCTGCGCGACGACTACCAGGTCAGCACCCTCGAGCTCGACCTAGCCGTCGATTCCGCCCGCCGCGCCGGCGCGCTGGGCGCGCGCATGACCGGCGGCGGGTTCGGCGGCTCGGCCATCGCGCTCGTGCCCGAGGGCCGCCTCCAGTTCGTCATGACATCGATCGTGCTGGACTTCCAGGAACGCGGCTGGGATCCGCCGCTCTTCCTCCGGGCCTGA
- a CDS encoding nucleosidase produces MRFLDDVLPPSARPLVVAATRAEAAYVPSGLDLVITGLGKTAAATAVARSLAGLGSLADVVVVNIGTAGALRDHLIGLHEPGTVLNHDINADAIRALGYDPEERLVVDAAREVVLATGDVFVTDPVVRARLAMQAHLVDMEGYAVAYAARQFGVPVRMAKHVSDNADESALDWPAMVDASARELAAWLESLLG; encoded by the coding sequence GTGCGCTTCCTTGATGACGTTCTCCCGCCCTCGGCCCGTCCGCTCGTCGTGGCGGCCACCCGTGCCGAAGCGGCCTACGTGCCCTCCGGGCTCGACCTGGTGATCACGGGCCTGGGGAAGACCGCAGCCGCGACGGCAGTCGCGCGGTCCCTGGCTGGGCTGGGGTCACTCGCGGACGTCGTCGTGGTCAACATCGGCACGGCGGGCGCGCTCCGGGACCACCTCATCGGCCTGCACGAGCCGGGCACGGTCCTCAACCACGACATCAACGCTGACGCGATCCGCGCGCTCGGCTACGACCCCGAGGAGCGCCTGGTCGTGGACGCAGCGCGTGAGGTCGTGCTCGCCACCGGCGACGTCTTCGTCACCGACCCCGTGGTCCGGGCCAGGCTGGCGATGCAGGCACACCTCGTCGACATGGAGGGGTACGCCGTGGCCTACGCGGCGCGGCAGTTCGGCGTGCCGGTGCGGATGGCGAAGCACGTGTCCGACAACGCCGACGAGAGTGCTCTCGACTGGCCGGCGATGGTCGATGCGTCTGCGCGCGAGCTCGCGGCCTGGCTGGAGTCCCTGCTCGGCTGA
- a CDS encoding LysR substrate-binding domain-containing protein → MTDPFRVAFVAGVSPDKWTRRWRDRFPDSPLEVTLVPDEEQRAVLTDGAVSMSFVRLPVAKDGLHVIPLYVEVSVAVVSVEDDLSLHDELTVAHLADRQLVTDPAALPAWSDIATVQRLPFPAMSAGDAVEVVASGTGVAVLPMSVARMHHRKDVVARVLTDGPEHPVGLAWRVDDVDPRIETFMGIVRGRTANSSRSSDEAPKQKPTKKAQAKRAVAKTGGSAGSAARKRGASGRTARKPKRR, encoded by the coding sequence ATGACGGACCCGTTCCGCGTCGCGTTCGTCGCCGGCGTCTCCCCCGACAAGTGGACCCGACGCTGGCGTGACCGCTTTCCGGACAGTCCCCTCGAGGTCACCCTCGTCCCTGACGAGGAGCAGCGCGCGGTCCTCACCGACGGCGCGGTCTCCATGTCGTTCGTCAGGCTGCCCGTGGCCAAGGACGGTCTCCACGTCATCCCCCTGTACGTCGAGGTGTCGGTCGCCGTCGTGTCGGTCGAGGACGATCTCAGCCTCCACGACGAGCTCACGGTTGCCCACCTCGCCGACCGGCAGCTGGTCACCGACCCAGCGGCTCTGCCTGCCTGGTCCGACATCGCGACGGTCCAGCGGCTTCCCTTCCCCGCCATGTCCGCAGGAGACGCGGTCGAGGTGGTCGCGAGCGGCACGGGCGTTGCCGTCCTGCCGATGTCCGTCGCCCGCATGCACCACCGCAAGGACGTCGTCGCACGCGTGCTCACCGACGGTCCGGAGCACCCGGTCGGGCTGGCGTGGCGCGTGGACGATGTCGACCCGCGCATCGAGACCTTCATGGGCATCGTGCGAGGGCGCACGGCCAACAGCTCGCGCTCCAGTGACGAGGCGCCCAAGCAGAAGCCGACAAAGAAGGCACAGGCCAAGCGCGCCGTTGCGAAGACGGGCGGAAGCGCGGGCTCGGCGGCCCGCAAGCGTGGCGCGTCCGGTCGCACCGCTCGCAAGCCCAAGCGCCGCTGA
- a CDS encoding SRPBCC family protein, translating into MVTIRREARLEAPTEQVWEIASPPSGWADWLSLHASWPKAPPTEVAVGTTFIEKVVLLNIPMPMTWRITEFAAPSAFAMSGQSVMGVGLDIRFELTPAEGATDVVVTAGLSGALVMGGLKNVVHQYADTHLELSLAKLTSLLS; encoded by the coding sequence ATGGTGACCATCCGCCGCGAGGCGCGTCTTGAAGCTCCCACAGAGCAGGTCTGGGAGATTGCCTCTCCGCCGTCGGGATGGGCGGACTGGCTCTCGCTCCACGCGAGCTGGCCCAAGGCCCCTCCGACCGAGGTCGCGGTCGGGACGACGTTCATCGAGAAGGTCGTGCTGCTCAACATCCCGATGCCGATGACGTGGCGCATCACCGAGTTCGCTGCTCCGTCGGCGTTCGCGATGAGCGGCCAGTCCGTGATGGGTGTCGGCCTCGACATCCGGTTCGAGCTGACGCCCGCCGAGGGAGCCACTGACGTCGTGGTGACTGCCGGCCTGAGCGGCGCGCTGGTCATGGGCGGGCTGAAGAACGTGGTCCACCAGTACGCCGACACGCACCTCGAGTTGTCACTGGCGAAACTGACAAGTCTGCTGTCCTGA
- a CDS encoding ROK family transcriptional regulator, producing the protein MSATRTAVAMSRSRSQVLEAIRQANGVTRGELHRLIGLSRSAVADAVQGLIEARLVVEELPPPRGKGAGAGRPAAVLRPSADSGLVVGLDFGHSHIAAGIADTAGTVLGERRRALDVDHRPRDAFDAVTALVLELLVEDGRTIDDVRTVAAGLPAPLDLRTGRPHSHPVLAGWAGLDPAAELAARLGRPVALANDADLGALGELRYGAARGLRDFVYVKVSAGLGASLILDREVHRGANGLAGEIGHIRLSERGGLLCRCGNRGCLETVLSTNVMETRFRELASSDTDPVFPLRSCAADPEIATYLREAGRTLGRALADLCNWVNPQAVVVGGVFGTAGQAAAHAVREGMLRFAAPIEGAGVEVHTGELGLRAELMGAVAAAGRKARANTG; encoded by the coding sequence ATGAGCGCCACACGCACCGCGGTTGCCATGAGCCGTTCCCGGAGCCAGGTGCTCGAGGCGATCCGCCAGGCCAATGGCGTCACCCGCGGGGAGCTCCACCGGCTCATCGGGCTCTCGCGGAGCGCGGTGGCGGACGCAGTGCAGGGCCTGATCGAAGCCCGGCTCGTCGTCGAGGAGCTGCCGCCCCCGCGCGGCAAGGGCGCCGGTGCCGGACGTCCCGCCGCCGTGCTCCGGCCGTCGGCGGACAGCGGTCTCGTCGTGGGCCTCGACTTCGGCCACTCCCACATCGCCGCCGGGATCGCGGACACCGCCGGCACCGTCCTCGGAGAGCGCCGCCGCGCCCTCGACGTCGACCACAGGCCCAGGGATGCCTTCGACGCCGTCACGGCCCTGGTCCTCGAGCTGCTGGTCGAGGACGGACGGACCATCGACGACGTCCGGACCGTGGCGGCCGGGCTCCCGGCCCCGCTCGACCTGCGCACCGGTCGGCCCCATTCCCACCCGGTCCTCGCCGGCTGGGCCGGCCTCGACCCGGCGGCCGAGCTCGCGGCACGCCTCGGCCGACCGGTGGCCCTCGCCAACGACGCGGACCTGGGCGCGCTGGGCGAGCTCCGCTACGGCGCCGCGCGCGGACTGCGTGACTTCGTCTACGTGAAGGTCTCGGCTGGTCTCGGCGCCAGCCTCATCCTGGACCGCGAGGTCCACCGCGGCGCCAACGGCCTGGCCGGGGAGATCGGCCACATCCGGCTCAGCGAACGCGGCGGCCTCCTGTGCCGCTGCGGCAACCGGGGCTGCCTCGAGACCGTCCTGTCGACCAATGTCATGGAGACCCGGTTCCGTGAGCTGGCCTCGAGCGACACCGATCCGGTCTTCCCGCTGCGCAGCTGCGCTGCCGACCCCGAGATCGCGACGTATCTCCGCGAAGCGGGGCGCACGCTGGGCCGCGCGCTCGCGGACCTCTGCAACTGGGTCAACCCGCAAGCAGTCGTCGTCGGCGGCGTCTTCGGCACCGCCGGCCAGGCGGCGGCCCACGCTGTCCGGGAGGGCATGTTGCGCTTCGCCGCGCCGATCGAGGGCGCCGGCGTCGAGGTCCACACGGGCGAGCTGGGGCTCCGCGCGGAGCTGATGGGCGCGGTCGCGGCCGCCGGCCGCAAAGCCCGCGCCAACACCGGCTGA
- the ppgK gene encoding polyphosphate--glucose phosphotransferase translates to MTHAIGVDVGGTGIKASVVDTATGELLEMRRRLDTPKPATPAAVRDTIAELVNGFGVSAPVGIALPAIVRHGVALSAANIDPSWVGVSLPELLDDALPGPAAYLNDADAAGLAETEYGAGRGQQGLVLTITLGTGIGAAMVYDGTLIPNAEFGHLELDGAVAESTTSARAREITGLDWEPWAAKVSRYLKHLERLVSPDLFLLGGGVSRTPEPWFHLIDVDTPVRLATLINNAGIIGSAYAATVAQADPIALSGS, encoded by the coding sequence ATGACGCACGCAATCGGAGTCGACGTCGGCGGGACGGGCATCAAGGCCTCTGTCGTCGACACCGCGACCGGCGAGCTGCTGGAGATGCGCCGTCGCCTCGACACGCCGAAGCCGGCGACGCCGGCGGCCGTGCGAGACACGATCGCGGAGCTGGTGAACGGCTTCGGGGTGTCCGCGCCTGTCGGGATCGCGCTGCCTGCGATCGTCCGGCACGGGGTCGCGCTCTCGGCGGCGAACATCGATCCTTCCTGGGTGGGGGTCTCGCTGCCCGAGCTCCTCGACGACGCCCTTCCCGGCCCCGCGGCGTACCTCAACGACGCGGACGCGGCCGGCCTGGCCGAGACGGAGTACGGCGCGGGCCGGGGCCAGCAGGGTCTGGTCCTGACCATCACCCTCGGCACCGGCATCGGGGCTGCGATGGTCTACGACGGCACGCTGATCCCGAACGCGGAGTTCGGGCACCTCGAGCTCGACGGTGCCGTCGCCGAGTCGACGACCAGTGCCCGGGCCAGGGAGATCACGGGGCTCGACTGGGAACCGTGGGCGGCGAAGGTCTCGCGCTACCTGAAGCACCTTGAACGCCTTGTCAGCCCCGACCTGTTCCTGCTGGGCGGTGGCGTCTCCAGGACACCCGAGCCGTGGTTCCACCTGATCGATGTGGACACGCCGGTCAGGCTGGCCACGCTCATCAACAACGCCGGGATCATCGGATCCGCCTACGCAGCGACAGTTGCGCAGGCGGACCCGATCGCCCTCAGCGGGTCGTGA
- a CDS encoding lamin tail domain-containing protein, with protein sequence MHLTGRSALATCLALALSTSALAASALPASAAGSPGIRISEVKTNPNPDFVELVNTSDAPVDLNGWKVIDADPAHVPAVIATTETVVAPGGFHVFDTALLTGGFGLGSADSVTIQQPDGTAVDSQAWTVHGAPTYSVCGDAFVQSATATPGAVNDCPVAPSWQSVKVNEVESNGDKVADWLELVNNGAGPVDISGWKILDADAAHVSTPVVVPANTTIPAGGLYAIYTEIAQTPGFGLGATDSVTVLLPDGTTTVDTYGWVGHAATTYGRCPSGTGDFAVTTVSTRGLPNACSPVRVNEVESSDATPGPDWAELVNISDAPVDVSGWVLKDSGDASPYTIAAATSIPAHGHLAIDNLGFGLGSGDAVRLYAADATTLIDTYAWTAHATTTYGRCKDGLGDFVTTVAATKGAANACPGLATQPWPGSQSVTTADLVTTFPADLSGLAFDPNSLDVLWGSQNKRGTLWRLVRDGATWVPDTANGWSAGKDPKFPNGLGAPDTEGIAVGADGFLYAASERDNSASGISRMSILRYDPSSSAATLTATNEWDVTAAINLAAGSPVPPIGANLGLEGVAFVPDAFLTTGGFVDEATHAAYDPAAYPNHGGGLYVVAVEDTGKLYAFALNSSDNSSTLVATISTGLPKLADVNFDAERARLWAVADDTVDGQTSLLKLEGGVFVMAEAYDRPAGMPNLNNEGLAIAPRAGCVDGTKEVLWSDDGDTDGHSLRAGTITCTPPGTPTVTAALTGTQAPSGWYRSAVTATFTCAPAGAPITSCPEPVVLEASGADQTVSGTVTALGGGTATTTVSDIDIDRIAPAVTVGGVVAGRLYVGNKPRPTCEGTDALSGMATCTLATSSTPTWTTITATATDNAGNVATATARYRTLPLTVKGARWVDGAFKLKRGATYQVKATAVTSGRISRLYRGTTPTAWRALVGGASTVRIPPAIRPGTVWRIQLRAGGSSYTVKVVTTR encoded by the coding sequence ATGCACCTGACCGGCCGGTCTGCTCTCGCCACCTGTCTTGCTCTCGCCCTCTCCACCAGCGCACTCGCCGCATCGGCGCTGCCCGCATCGGCTGCCGGCTCGCCCGGCATCCGCATCAGCGAGGTCAAGACCAACCCCAACCCGGACTTCGTCGAGCTGGTCAACACCAGCGACGCGCCGGTCGACCTCAACGGCTGGAAGGTGATCGACGCCGATCCGGCCCACGTGCCGGCCGTGATCGCCACCACCGAGACCGTCGTGGCGCCGGGTGGGTTCCACGTGTTCGACACCGCTCTGCTGACCGGTGGGTTCGGCCTGGGCTCCGCGGACTCGGTGACCATCCAGCAGCCCGACGGCACTGCCGTCGACAGCCAGGCGTGGACCGTCCACGGCGCCCCGACCTACAGCGTCTGCGGCGATGCCTTCGTGCAGAGCGCCACGGCGACACCGGGTGCGGTCAACGACTGCCCTGTCGCCCCGTCCTGGCAGTCGGTCAAGGTCAACGAGGTCGAGTCGAACGGCGACAAGGTGGCCGACTGGCTGGAGCTGGTCAACAACGGCGCGGGCCCGGTCGACATCTCCGGATGGAAGATCCTCGACGCAGACGCCGCGCACGTGAGCACGCCCGTCGTCGTCCCCGCCAACACCACGATCCCTGCGGGTGGCCTCTACGCCATCTACACCGAGATCGCCCAGACGCCGGGCTTCGGCCTCGGCGCGACCGATTCGGTCACCGTCCTCCTGCCCGACGGCACCACGACGGTGGACACCTACGGCTGGGTCGGCCACGCCGCCACCACCTACGGCCGCTGCCCGAGCGGCACCGGTGACTTCGCGGTCACCACCGTCTCCACCCGCGGGCTGCCCAACGCCTGCAGCCCGGTTCGCGTGAACGAGGTCGAGTCCAGTGACGCGACTCCCGGTCCCGACTGGGCCGAGCTGGTCAACATCAGCGACGCACCTGTCGACGTGTCCGGCTGGGTCCTCAAGGACAGCGGCGACGCATCGCCGTACACGATCGCAGCGGCGACCAGCATCCCCGCGCACGGGCACCTCGCCATCGACAACCTGGGCTTCGGCCTGGGCAGCGGCGACGCCGTGCGCCTGTACGCCGCGGACGCGACGACACTGATCGACACCTACGCCTGGACCGCACACGCGACCACCACGTACGGCCGCTGCAAGGACGGCCTGGGCGACTTCGTCACCACCGTCGCCGCGACCAAGGGAGCGGCCAACGCGTGCCCCGGCCTCGCGACGCAGCCGTGGCCCGGCAGCCAGTCCGTCACCACCGCCGACTTGGTCACGACGTTCCCCGCCGACCTCAGCGGACTGGCTTTCGACCCGAACAGCCTCGACGTCCTCTGGGGATCCCAGAACAAGCGCGGCACGCTGTGGCGCCTGGTCCGCGACGGCGCGACCTGGGTCCCCGACACCGCCAACGGCTGGTCTGCTGGCAAGGACCCGAAGTTCCCGAACGGACTCGGCGCCCCCGACACCGAGGGCATCGCGGTCGGCGCTGACGGCTTCCTGTACGCCGCGTCGGAGCGCGACAACAGCGCGAGCGGCATCAGCCGGATGTCGATCCTGCGCTACGACCCGTCCTCGTCCGCGGCCACGCTGACGGCCACGAACGAGTGGGACGTGACCGCGGCGATCAACCTGGCGGCCGGTTCTCCCGTGCCTCCGATCGGCGCCAACCTCGGGCTCGAGGGTGTCGCCTTCGTCCCCGACGCGTTCCTCACGACGGGTGGGTTCGTCGACGAGGCCACCCACGCGGCATACGACCCCGCGGCGTACCCGAACCACGGCGGCGGCCTGTACGTCGTCGCGGTCGAGGACACGGGCAAGCTCTACGCGTTCGCGCTGAACTCCTCGGACAACTCCTCAACCCTCGTCGCCACGATCTCGACCGGCCTGCCCAAGCTGGCCGACGTGAACTTCGATGCCGAGCGGGCCCGCCTCTGGGCGGTCGCCGACGACACCGTCGACGGGCAGACGTCGCTGCTCAAGCTCGAGGGCGGCGTGTTCGTGATGGCAGAGGCCTACGACCGCCCGGCGGGCATGCCGAACCTCAACAACGAGGGCCTGGCGATCGCTCCGCGGGCGGGCTGCGTGGACGGCACGAAGGAGGTGCTGTGGTCCGACGACGGTGACACCGACGGCCACTCGCTGCGCGCGGGCACGATCACCTGCACGCCTCCCGGCACCCCGACCGTCACCGCCGCCCTGACCGGCACCCAGGCGCCCTCAGGCTGGTACCGCTCCGCGGTCACCGCGACCTTCACCTGCGCGCCGGCGGGCGCACCGATCACCAGCTGCCCGGAGCCGGTCGTGCTCGAGGCCAGTGGCGCGGACCAGACCGTGTCGGGCACCGTGACCGCTCTGGGTGGCGGCACGGCGACCACGACGGTCAGCGACATCGACATCGACCGCATCGCCCCCGCGGTGACGGTCGGCGGTGTCGTCGCCGGTCGCCTCTACGTCGGCAACAAGCCTCGCCCCACCTGCGAGGGCACGGATGCGCTCTCCGGCATGGCGACCTGCACGCTCGCCACGAGCTCGACCCCCACGTGGACCACCATCACCGCGACCGCGACGGACAACGCCGGCAACGTGGCCACGGCGACGGCGCGCTACCGGACGCTGCCGCTCACCGTGAAGGGTGCTCGCTGGGTCGACGGCGCATTCAAGCTGAAGCGCGGCGCGACCTACCAGGTGAAGGCCACGGCGGTCACCAGCGGACGGATCTCCCGTCTCTACCGCGGCACAACGCCCACCGCCTGGCGCGCGCTCGTGGGCGGCGCCTCCACCGTGCGGATCCCGCCCGCGATCCGGCCGGGCACGGTCTGGCGGATCCAGCTTCGGGCCGGCGGCTCGAGCTACACGGTGAAGGTGGTCACGACCCGCTGA
- a CDS encoding M20/M25/M40 family metallo-hydrolase, whose translation MDAQLDAQPTAYDPAAEVVGLCRDLIRIDTTNDGTGDGPGERKAAEHVATLLDEVGIESTIVESRPGRSTLVARIGDGPDPLLIHGHLDVVPAAAEDWTLHPFSGEISDGYLWGRGAVDMKDFDAMALSVIRARARAGQLPKRPIVLAFTADEEAGGHLGAEWLVNERPDLVEGCTEAVGEVGGFSTTVRGRRVYLIEAAEKGMAWMRLTARGRAGHGSMINHDNAVTALAGAVARIGAHQWPVRLTPTMEVLLASVAELAGTTATPDNAEALIEEFGGAARMLGAVIRNTANPTMLGAGYKVNVVPSDATAHIDGRFLPGYEDEFFRTLAELCGEDVTWDFVSHQQPWEVSYDGPLVDVMTRSILAEDPEALVAPYTMSGGTDAKHFRKLGMRCYGFAPLRLPADLDFTALFHGVDERVPVDGLEFGARVFDRFLDEA comes from the coding sequence ATGGATGCCCAGCTGGATGCCCAGCCAACGGCGTACGACCCGGCCGCCGAGGTGGTCGGGCTCTGCCGCGACCTGATCCGGATCGACACCACGAACGACGGCACGGGCGACGGGCCGGGCGAGCGCAAGGCCGCGGAGCACGTGGCCACGCTCCTCGACGAGGTCGGCATCGAGTCGACCATCGTCGAGTCACGGCCGGGCCGGTCCACTCTGGTGGCCCGCATCGGTGACGGCCCGGATCCGTTGCTGATCCACGGCCACCTCGACGTCGTACCTGCCGCTGCCGAGGACTGGACCCTGCACCCGTTCTCCGGCGAGATCTCCGACGGATACCTGTGGGGCCGCGGGGCCGTGGACATGAAGGACTTCGACGCGATGGCGCTCTCGGTCATCCGTGCCCGTGCTCGTGCTGGACAGCTGCCGAAGCGCCCGATCGTCCTCGCGTTCACGGCCGACGAGGAGGCCGGCGGCCACCTGGGCGCGGAGTGGCTGGTCAACGAGCGGCCCGACCTCGTGGAGGGGTGCACCGAGGCTGTCGGTGAGGTCGGCGGTTTCAGCACGACGGTTCGCGGTCGCCGTGTCTACCTGATCGAGGCGGCCGAGAAGGGCATGGCGTGGATGCGCCTGACCGCCCGGGGGCGCGCCGGTCACGGTTCGATGATCAACCACGACAACGCGGTGACTGCGCTGGCCGGCGCGGTCGCACGCATCGGAGCGCACCAGTGGCCGGTGCGGCTCACGCCGACCATGGAGGTGCTGCTCGCCAGTGTCGCGGAGCTGGCCGGCACGACCGCGACCCCGGACAATGCTGAGGCGCTCATCGAGGAGTTCGGGGGAGCGGCTCGCATGCTCGGCGCCGTCATCCGCAACACCGCGAACCCGACGATGCTCGGAGCCGGCTACAAGGTCAACGTGGTGCCGTCCGACGCGACTGCCCACATCGACGGGCGATTCCTCCCCGGTTACGAGGACGAGTTCTTCCGCACACTGGCCGAGCTCTGTGGTGAGGACGTGACCTGGGACTTCGTCTCGCACCAGCAGCCGTGGGAGGTGTCCTACGACGGACCGCTAGTCGACGTGATGACCCGGTCGATCCTGGCCGAGGATCCCGAGGCCCTCGTCGCGCCGTACACGATGAGTGGCGGCACGGACGCCAAGCACTTCCGCAAGCTGGGCATGCGCTGCTACGGGTTCGCGCCCCTGCGCCTGCCCGCCGACCTGGACTTCACAGCACTCTTCCACGGCGTCGACGAGCGAGTGCCGGTGGACGGGCTCGAGTTCGGCGCCCGGGTCTTCGACCGGTTCCTCGACGAGGCCTGA
- a CDS encoding DUF5703 family protein, with translation MSAATRRALQRNVEWEFDDHLLPRGMSRNLVTRFLVDLAENGGWELARVRITPDGTHRVVVRRKIIRQVRPQFYYVA, from the coding sequence ATGTCGGCAGCCACGCGGAGGGCACTTCAGCGAAACGTCGAATGGGAATTCGATGATCACCTGCTCCCGCGCGGCATGAGTCGCAACCTGGTCACCCGGTTCCTCGTGGACCTCGCCGAGAACGGCGGGTGGGAGCTTGCCCGCGTCCGCATCACCCCGGACGGGACACACCGCGTCGTCGTACGCCGCAAGATCATCCGCCAGGTGCGGCCGCAGTTCTACTACGTCGCCTGA
- a CDS encoding aldo/keto reductase, with amino-acid sequence MQQRTLGSTGLQVSSLGLGTLTWGRDTDEHEARDQLRAFVEAGGTLLDTAAGYGDGASEELIGSLLGDVVDRDDIVIATKAGISRRRGERETNVSRGRLITELDGSLRRLGVDHVDLWQVHTWVDGTPLEETLSALDYAISTGRASYVGVSNYSGWQSAQAATWQRAVPGRAVLASTQVEYSLLNRAVEAEVIPAAQAMGLGVLPWSPLGRGVLTGKYRSGTPSDSRAASPHFSGFVGAYLNDRSQRIVESVARAAEGLGWNTVEVALTWVRDRPGVTAPIVGARTAAQLKAALSIDELELPPEIIDALDDVSGGE; translated from the coding sequence ATGCAGCAGCGCACGTTGGGCTCCACAGGTCTCCAGGTCTCGAGCCTGGGCCTGGGCACGCTCACCTGGGGTCGTGACACCGACGAGCACGAAGCCCGTGACCAGCTCCGGGCCTTCGTCGAGGCCGGGGGCACGCTGCTCGACACTGCCGCGGGCTACGGCGACGGGGCCTCGGAGGAGCTGATCGGCTCGCTCCTCGGCGACGTCGTGGACCGTGACGACATCGTCATCGCGACGAAGGCGGGCATCTCCCGTCGCCGCGGCGAGCGCGAGACCAATGTGTCCCGCGGACGGCTGATCACCGAGCTCGACGGCTCGCTGCGTCGGCTCGGCGTCGACCACGTCGACCTGTGGCAGGTGCACACCTGGGTTGACGGCACCCCGCTCGAGGAGACGCTCTCCGCGCTCGACTACGCGATCAGCACGGGTCGCGCGTCCTACGTGGGCGTGTCCAACTACTCCGGCTGGCAGAGCGCGCAGGCCGCGACCTGGCAGCGCGCGGTGCCCGGCCGGGCCGTCCTGGCCTCCACCCAGGTCGAGTACTCCTTGCTCAACCGCGCCGTGGAGGCGGAGGTCATCCCGGCCGCCCAGGCCATGGGCCTGGGCGTTCTTCCCTGGTCACCCCTGGGCCGTGGCGTGCTCACCGGCAAGTACCGCAGCGGCACTCCTTCGGACTCCCGCGCTGCCTCTCCCCATTTCTCGGGCTTCGTCGGTGCCTACCTCAACGACCGCTCGCAGCGGATCGTCGAGTCGGTGGCGCGTGCCGCCGAGGGCCTCGGCTGGAACACCGTCGAGGTCGCCCTCACCTGGGTCCGCGACCGTCCGGGTGTCACCGCGCCCATCGTCGGCGCCCGCACCGCGGCACAATTGAAGGCAGCGCTCAGCATCGACGAGCTGGAGCTGCCCCCCGAGATCATCGACGCACTGGACGACGTTTCCGGAGGAGAGTGA
- a CDS encoding type VII secretion protein EccB — protein sequence MAATRDLVEAVAFERRRRLRAFVSGDPAPRLEDLPRPGRSLASGAAVAVLGCAAAVVKQFF from the coding sequence ATGGCTGCCACCCGAGACCTGGTCGAAGCCGTGGCCTTCGAGCGCCGTCGGCGTCTCCGGGCCTTCGTGTCGGGGGACCCCGCGCCCCGGCTCGAGGACCTGCCGCGTCCGGGTCGTTCTCTTGCGTCCGGGGCTGCCGTGGCCGTCCTGGGGTGTGCAGCGGCTGTGGTGAAGCAGTTCTTCTGA